From a single Xiphophorus maculatus strain JP 163 A chromosome 5, X_maculatus-5.0-male, whole genome shotgun sequence genomic region:
- the LOC111608632 gene encoding fibrous sheath CABYR-binding protein-like — protein sequence MFCRRALQGVGPLARWLLRPISKSTAPVRHMALGVPGGSTNLAYVVLCGGGLTAAVVYAYKTVNGDTERYEDRLANISSEEKAEVTSEATLSPPAESAPAEDEPAPGAEITPEPVPASPEPVAETSAELTADASPEEQAAAEASEADATEAPAEPADAEGAPVAEEETAPEVEPEVSAVTPAEDAAAESAAVQALASSTAGIINAFVGEESLGEALHQMENDGKELNNLKEDLQPHPLETTVETSIEAAVYIEEQLFEVEEVPHGLTIEELSADRIPAADAEQEEEEKERAVSLPEEIAEAEENTAIPDSPSEETVSSSEDSFSSDEASSAEEEATVTAEATPEEETKSEQIPLGTVGETTQLAAASTEPSLEVLSNTEPEPPSPVAPADKEEPCHSCHSSPSSSKEAAPPAALGEDLLDMDIAQEAKESFGKPLAKQTIENGVAVTAMS from the exons ATGTTCTGCAGACGGGCATTGCAGGGAGTCGGGCCGCTGGCACGGTGGCTTCTGAGGCCCATATCCAAGAGCA CTGCCCCGGTGCGACACATGGCCTTAGGCGTTCCTGGAGGATCCACCAACTTGGCGTACGTTGTTTTGTGTGGAGGAGGCCTTACCGCTGCAGTCGTCTAT GCCTATAAAACAGTTAATGGTGATACCGAACGTTACGAGGACAGACTGGCCAACATAAGCTCCGAGGAGAAAG CTGAAGTCACGTCAGAGGCTACATTGTCTCCTCCAGCTGAATCCGCCCCAGCAGAGGACGAACCGGCTCCCGGAGCTGAGATCACACCAGAACCCGTTCCCGCTTCCCCAGAACCAGTGGCTGAGACGTCAGCCGAACTCACCGCTGACGCCAGCCCAGAAGAACAAGCAGCTGCCGAGGCGTCTGAGGCAGATGCCACCGAGGCTCCAGCTGAGCCAGCAGACGCAGAGGGAGCGCCTGTTGCGGAGGAAGAGACTGCTCCGGAAGTTGAACCTGAAGTTTCAGCCGTGACCCCTGCTGAGGACGCAGCAGCAGAGAGCGCTG CTGTACAGGCCTTGGCTAGCTCCACCGCAGGGATCATCAACGCCTTCGTGGGTGAGGAGAGTCTGGGGGAAGCTCTGCACCAAATGGAAAACGATGGAAAGGAGCTGAACAACTTGAAGGAAGATCTCCAACCACATCCTCTAGAGACCACAGTGGAAACATCTATAGAGGCAGCTGTTTATATTGAAGAGCAATTATTTGAGGTGGAAGAAGTGCCACATGGTCTAACTATTGAAGAACTATCTGCTGACCGGATTCCAGCAGCTGACgcagagcaggaggaagaggagaaggaaagaGCTGTTTCACTTCCTGAGGAAATTGCTGAGGCTGAAGAAAACACTGCGATCCCCGACTCTCCTTCGGAGGAAACCGTCTCCTCTTCTGAAGACTCTTTCTCCTCTGATGAGGCTTCGTCTGCTGAGGAGGAGGCCACTGTCACTGCAGAGGCAACACCAGAGGAGGAGACTAAATCTGAGCAGATCCCTCTGGGGACAGTTGGTGAGACGACTCAGCTGGCAGCCGCCTCCACCGAGCCAAGCCTAGAGGTTCTTTcaaacacagaaccagaacctccatcACCTGTGGCTCCAGCGGACAAGGAAGAACCCTGCCACAGCTGCCACTCTTCTCCATCCTCCAGCAAGGAGGCGGCGCCACCTGCTGCTCTGGGAGAGGATCTGCTCGACATGGACATCGCACAAGAAGCAAAGGAGTCCTTTGGCAAACCGTTGGCAAAACAAA cCATTGAGAATGGAGTTGCGGTGACAGCCATGTCGTGA